DNA sequence from the Nitrospinota bacterium genome:
GAGCTCTTCTCACACTCGAGCGAGAGGATACAATCAAAGTGTTTGGTGAGATAATTCAAGAAAAGAAAAAAGAATTAGAAGTGGTTCAAGGTATGATAGACTTATAGGCAGTCAGAGCGAGACGGTGAGAGAGAAAGAAAAAGAAAAGAGACGAAGTCGTACAGAAGGGCGTGTGACTGCGAGGATGAGTTTCAGATCAATCATATCCCCCTATAAACTCCCATCAAAATCCCAGAGGTAAGAAAGTAGAAAGGAGAGTATTATTTCGTAAAGGAAGTGTTTTTTTAAAATAGCCTATCTCCCTTCAATAGATAAAGAAGGACATCAATGAGTTTGGTTACCTGGCTTAAAGATAGGCTGTCTTGTGATATGGCTATAGATCTTGGTACGACCAATACTTTGGTTTATCTTAAAGGAAAAGGAATCAAAGTTCAGGAGCCTTCTTTGGTAGCCATAAACAAGGAGACAGGTGAAGTGGAAGCTGTTGGAAAACGAGCAAAGGAGATGCTGGGGAAAACTCCGGACAGTGTCCTGGTCATCAAGCCTATGAGGGATGGCGTCATTGCGGATTTTGAGGTTGCAGAGAAAATGCTTGATTTTTTTATAAAGAAGTCCAAAAGAAACCGAGGTTTTTTAATTAGGTCGAGAGTAGTTATCGGAATTCCGACAGGAATTACTCAGGTTGAAAAACGCGCTGTTAAGGACATTGCCATAAGAACTAAGGCTTCTGATGTCTATTTGGTAGAACAGTCGGTTTCAGCCGCTGTAGGAGCAGGTCTTCCTATTTCAGAACCAACAGGCATAATGATTGTGGATATAGGAGGGGGAACAACAGATATCGCTGTCATTTCTCTCAATGGGATCGTATTTCGCCATTCCGTACGAATTGCTGGGCACGAAATGGATGAGGCCATCATCCAGTATCTTAAGAAAAAATACAATTTGCTTATCGGAGAAAGAAGTGCCGAGCATATTAAAGTGCAAATAGGTTCGGCTTATCCTTTGGATGAACCTATAACAATGGAGGTTAAAGGGAGAGATTTAAAAGAAGGAATCCCAAAGACGATTGTCATTAATGATCAAGAACTGAGGGAAGCACTCGAAGATGTTGTCTCTGCAATTATCAATGCCATCAGAGTATCTCTTGAAAAGACTCCTCCCGAACTCTCTGCGGACATCATAGACCGTGGCATCATCTTAACAGGTGGAGGCGCTCTTCTAAAGAATATGGATAAGCGTATACGAGAGGAAACGAAATTACCGGTTTTTATTACTGATGATCCTTTAACGACAGTTGTTCTTGGTGCTGGCAAGATGCTCGACAATTTAGAACTTTTGAAAAAGATGGCTCTTGAGTAACCGATTTAAATTTTCATGCCCTTTTTCCTGTTGAGGCAGGAATCCATTGTCAGATGCATGTCTGTACGTAGCACGCAGATGTGCATATAGAGTCATTCTTTACCGATTGCGCTTCCTTTGCTTTGATGAGTTTGTATGTTTCGTTTTGGAGGAATTTGGATAACTCATGATATTTCTAAAGCTATGGTTTCAGCATTATGAGAAATTCCTCGACCTCTGGAAGGACGCTGACCCTGGTATTGCTGAGGTAGAGGATGTTAAGAAGCGACTGGCTGGGGTGAAGAGTAAGTGATCTT
Encoded proteins:
- a CDS encoding rod shape-determining protein; the protein is MSLVTWLKDRLSCDMAIDLGTTNTLVYLKGKGIKVQEPSLVAINKETGEVEAVGKRAKEMLGKTPDSVLVIKPMRDGVIADFEVAEKMLDFFIKKSKRNRGFLIRSRVVIGIPTGITQVEKRAVKDIAIRTKASDVYLVEQSVSAAVGAGLPISEPTGIMIVDIGGGTTDIAVISLNGIVFRHSVRIAGHEMDEAIIQYLKKKYNLLIGERSAEHIKVQIGSAYPLDEPITMEVKGRDLKEGIPKTIVINDQELREALEDVVSAIINAIRVSLEKTPPELSADIIDRGIILTGGGALLKNMDKRIREETKLPVFITDDPLTTVVLGAGKMLDNLELLKKMALE